In a genomic window of Vallitalea okinawensis:
- the yqfC gene encoding sporulation protein YqfC encodes MAKKKTNKDQQNRKEKVVEMLNLPKDVTLNMPVINMEGKTGVYIENYKGIIAYTDDSITINTAVGLLHVTGKGLSIKSITSEDIIIKGRLGSVTFKN; translated from the coding sequence ATGGCTAAGAAAAAAACTAATAAAGATCAACAAAATCGAAAAGAAAAAGTTGTAGAGATGCTAAATCTCCCAAAAGATGTAACGTTGAATATGCCCGTTATCAATATGGAAGGTAAGACTGGAGTTTACATTGAAAATTATAAAGGAATTATAGCATATACGGATGACTCTATTACTATTAATACAGCCGTAGGATTATTACATGTCACTGGGAAGGGTCTATCGATAAAGTCCATTACATCTGAAGATATCATCATCAAAGGACGCCTAGGGTCAGTTACTTTTAAAAACTAA
- a CDS encoding DUF3048 domain-containing protein codes for MRYKTISIIMLILCLTLVGCNGDAEVVESVNLIEEELTIGLEESNPVDMNQESDEQSEEVQEEVDSEDVVEEEEEVLPEGMAVNPLTGLPVREEAIEHRPVAVTINNLYSALPQSGISQADIIYETLAEGGITRLISVFQDIESVEKLGPVRSARRYFLDFALDQDAIYVHYGEDPAIMNVHAQLGVANLNGLSYLDTIMCWRDNSRVAPHNVYTNGEKIMAAWETVGYRKEKKEDHDMAFDFNEGDEVFQGTGQALKVSIPYSYYITGEFVYNEEEEVYKRYHFNEEHIDANTGEILTTKNIILQYTNIYQRPGDTEGRLDMDSIGNGKGVYISDGMKKEITWEKTGQYDPTQYYDENGNRLKINKGNTWICVLPLGTEVSFE; via the coding sequence ATGAGATACAAAACTATATCGATCATAATGCTAATTTTATGCCTAACACTAGTTGGCTGTAATGGTGATGCAGAGGTTGTTGAGTCTGTTAATTTAATAGAAGAAGAATTAACAATAGGATTGGAAGAAAGCAATCCAGTTGATATGAACCAAGAAAGTGATGAACAAAGTGAAGAGGTTCAGGAAGAAGTTGACAGTGAAGATGTAGTTGAAGAAGAGGAAGAAGTGCTCCCAGAAGGAATGGCTGTTAATCCTCTAACTGGATTACCTGTAAGGGAGGAAGCCATTGAACATCGTCCAGTAGCTGTTACTATCAATAATTTGTACTCTGCTTTACCTCAAAGCGGTATATCACAAGCAGATATCATTTATGAGACTTTGGCTGAAGGTGGTATAACTCGTCTAATTTCTGTTTTTCAGGATATTGAAAGCGTAGAAAAACTTGGTCCAGTACGAAGTGCTAGAAGGTACTTTTTAGATTTTGCATTGGATCAAGATGCTATATATGTTCACTATGGAGAGGATCCGGCTATTATGAACGTTCATGCTCAATTAGGCGTTGCAAACCTTAACGGATTATCTTATTTGGATACGATTATGTGCTGGCGAGATAACAGTCGAGTAGCACCTCATAATGTCTACACAAATGGCGAAAAAATTATGGCTGCTTGGGAGACGGTGGGGTATCGTAAAGAGAAAAAGGAAGATCACGATATGGCCTTTGATTTTAATGAAGGTGATGAAGTTTTCCAGGGAACGGGACAAGCTTTAAAAGTATCTATTCCATATTCTTATTATATTACTGGTGAATTTGTCTATAATGAAGAAGAAGAGGTTTATAAACGTTATCATTTCAATGAAGAACATATAGATGCCAATACTGGTGAGATCTTAACAACTAAGAATATTATTTTGCAGTACACCAACATTTACCAAAGACCAGGCGATACTGAAGGCCGCTTGGATATGGATTCTATTGGTAATGGTAAAGGTGTTTACATATCAGATGGTATGAAGAAAGAGATTACTTGGGAAAAAACTGGACAATACGATCCAACACAATATTATGATGAAAATGGTAATCGACTAAAGATTAATAAAGGGAACACGTGGATTTGTGTTTTACCTCTTGGGACAGAGGTTTCCTTTGAGTAA
- a CDS encoding putative polysaccharide biosynthesis protein — MKERQNKGSNLVKQGAILAIAGIITKFIGFIFKIPLQDIIGNEGYAYYNQGFSIYNVLLIVSAYGVPMALSKIISEKNALGKYDEADQVLKVTSFLTIVLSFVTSLFMWFGADYIALIFNTPEVANTLRALSPTLALMPFLFIMRGYFQGHHTMVPTAISQIIEQILNALGGLFLAYLLVDMSVDLGAAGATLGTTLGAFFAIVFLAYLFFNYRKKEKKHKANSTKSQLSNKEILKEILYVIVPITIVAALSSIVNLLDTAMFPWGMAYHGAENIKEIWGLYTGKFMLLTNFPIAIATALSAATIPSIAASMVRKDFNIAKIKMNKVIKIITIIALPAAVGLTVLAEPILLTVYGSGDFEPGQLAIATNYFRIGSSIVYFFSIFQITNAVLQGMHQVKEPVKNMLIAGSIKIILNIVFLFGMGLSAEGLIYSSIVFSILLTVLNIRSIYRFSDVRFNWSHLLIKPIISCVVMGILSWLAYRGAMALTSSVSISSLIGIGIGAGSYFVVLLLIKGINREELTLIPYGDKLADILKIK, encoded by the coding sequence ATGAAGGAACGACAGAATAAGGGTAGCAATTTAGTTAAGCAAGGAGCAATATTAGCAATTGCTGGTATAATAACAAAATTTATAGGGTTTATATTTAAGATACCTTTACAAGATATAATAGGTAACGAAGGATATGCATATTATAATCAAGGGTTTAGTATATATAATGTATTATTAATTGTCTCAGCATATGGTGTTCCTATGGCTTTATCAAAGATCATTTCAGAGAAAAATGCCTTAGGAAAATATGATGAAGCAGATCAAGTTTTAAAAGTTACGTCATTCTTAACCATCGTTTTATCATTTGTTACTAGCCTATTTATGTGGTTTGGAGCAGATTATATTGCACTAATTTTTAATACACCTGAAGTAGCCAATACTTTAAGAGCGCTGTCACCAACATTAGCTCTTATGCCTTTCTTATTTATTATGCGGGGGTATTTTCAAGGGCACCATACTATGGTTCCAACAGCTATATCACAGATTATTGAGCAAATTCTTAATGCACTCGGTGGTTTATTTTTAGCCTATTTATTAGTAGACATGAGTGTTGATTTAGGAGCAGCAGGAGCAACTCTAGGTACAACATTAGGAGCATTTTTTGCTATTGTTTTTCTTGCGTATTTATTTTTTAATTATAGGAAAAAAGAAAAGAAGCATAAAGCTAATAGTACAAAATCTCAGTTATCGAATAAAGAAATACTAAAGGAAATACTCTATGTGATAGTACCTATAACAATCGTAGCGGCATTAAGTAGTATTGTTAATCTGTTAGACACAGCAATGTTTCCATGGGGAATGGCTTATCATGGTGCCGAAAACATTAAAGAAATATGGGGATTATATACAGGGAAGTTTATGCTTTTAACTAATTTCCCTATTGCTATAGCTACTGCTTTATCTGCAGCTACTATACCGAGTATCGCTGCTTCCATGGTTAGAAAAGACTTTAATATAGCTAAGATTAAGATGAACAAAGTAATAAAAATTATCACAATTATTGCGTTACCAGCTGCTGTAGGATTAACGGTATTAGCTGAACCTATTCTTTTAACCGTATATGGAAGTGGTGATTTTGAACCAGGTCAATTAGCAATAGCTACTAATTATTTTAGAATTGGTTCATCTATTGTATATTTCTTCTCCATATTTCAAATTACTAATGCAGTATTACAAGGAATGCATCAGGTTAAAGAACCGGTTAAAAATATGCTCATAGCTGGGTCAATAAAAATAATATTAAATATTGTTTTTCTTTTTGGAATGGGTTTAAGTGCAGAAGGTTTAATATACTCTTCAATCGTCTTTTCCATCTTGTTGACAGTATTAAATATTCGCTCTATCTATCGTTTTTCTGATGTACGATTTAACTGGAGTCATTTGTTAATAAAACCGATTATATCATGTGTTGTTATGGGGATTCTCAGCTGGTTAGCATATAGAGGTGCTATGGCATTAACAAGTTCAGTAAGTATTTCTAGTCTCATAGGTATTGGAATAGGTGCTGGATCATACTTTGTAGTTTTACTACTTATTAAGGGAATAAACCGTGAAGAATTGACATTAATACCATATGGTGATAAGTTGGCTGACATTTTAAAAATAAAGTAA
- a CDS encoding PhoH family protein, whose amino-acid sequence MDTGRGNSIIIPEQYMTNIFGNVDENIKAIEKGLDVTITNRGDEVKVTGSEAQVDKAVRVINQLAEIASKGDDISLQHVNYLTTLVHEDKEKKVKELYKDVVAVTKQGKQIRAKTLGQQKYIDLIRKNMVVFGIGPAGTGKTYLAMAMAITAFKNNEVNRIILTRPAIEAGEKLGFLPGDLQSKVDPYLRPLYDALYEIMGAETFMKNMERGTIEVAPLAYMRGRTLDNSFIVLDEAQNTTPAQMKMFLTRIGFGSKAVITGDVTQVDLGEGKRSGLKESSKILKNVEGIGFANLTNKDVVRHPLVQRIVNAYDKYESKKSNTHKHHKNDNRKKK is encoded by the coding sequence ATGGACACAGGAAGAGGAAACTCAATCATAATACCAGAGCAATATATGACAAATATATTTGGTAATGTTGATGAAAATATAAAAGCAATAGAAAAGGGCTTAGATGTCACAATCACTAATCGCGGTGATGAAGTTAAAGTAACTGGTAGTGAAGCACAAGTTGACAAAGCTGTTAGGGTAATCAATCAACTTGCTGAAATAGCATCTAAAGGTGATGATATATCCTTACAGCATGTCAATTACTTAACAACCTTAGTACATGAGGATAAGGAAAAAAAGGTTAAAGAACTGTATAAAGATGTGGTTGCAGTTACTAAGCAAGGCAAACAAATTCGTGCAAAAACCTTAGGGCAACAAAAGTACATTGATCTAATACGGAAGAATATGGTTGTCTTTGGAATTGGACCTGCAGGAACAGGTAAGACATATTTAGCTATGGCCATGGCTATCACAGCTTTTAAGAATAATGAAGTCAATCGTATCATTTTAACCCGTCCAGCCATTGAAGCTGGAGAAAAATTAGGGTTTTTACCTGGTGATCTACAGAGTAAAGTTGACCCTTATTTAAGACCACTTTACGACGCTCTTTATGAAATTATGGGTGCAGAAACTTTTATGAAGAATATGGAACGTGGTACCATAGAAGTTGCACCACTAGCATATATGCGTGGACGTACACTGGACAACTCTTTTATTGTCTTGGATGAAGCACAAAATACTACGCCGGCGCAAATGAAAATGTTCTTAACCCGTATTGGATTTGGTTCTAAAGCTGTTATAACAGGTGACGTAACTCAGGTAGACTTAGGAGAAGGTAAACGTTCTGGTCTTAAAGAGTCTAGTAAAATATTAAAAAATGTCGAGGGGATCGGCTTTGCTAATCTTACCAATAAAGATGTTGTAAGACATCCATTAGTACAAAGAATTGTAAATGCATATGATAAATATGAAAGTAAAAAGAGTAATACTCATAAGCATCATAAAAATGATAATCGTAAAAAGAAATGA
- the ybeY gene encoding rRNA maturation RNase YbeY, whose product MTLYIENETDFDMDQIEVQIRKVMDTVLDIENVPRNVEISLTYVSTDDIQVINKEHRQKDTPTDVLSFPMVTFVDGQLDYDGSRNPETDEIILGDIIISLEKAKEQSETYGHSFTREVCFLVAHSMLHLLGYDHLTEDEEQTMITKQKEVMSKVGIER is encoded by the coding sequence ATGACATTGTATATAGAAAACGAAACTGATTTTGATATGGATCAAATTGAAGTTCAGATTAGAAAAGTAATGGATACGGTTTTAGACATTGAAAACGTACCCCGCAATGTGGAAATCAGTTTAACCTATGTAAGTACTGACGATATACAAGTCATTAATAAAGAACATCGTCAGAAAGATACACCAACAGATGTTTTATCATTTCCAATGGTCACCTTTGTGGATGGTCAATTGGACTATGATGGATCAAGAAACCCAGAAACAGATGAAATCATTCTGGGTGATATCATCATTTCTCTTGAAAAGGCTAAAGAGCAATCTGAAACATATGGTCATTCTTTTACTAGAGAAGTATGTTTTCTAGTTGCTCACAGTATGCTTCATTTATTAGGTTACGATCACTTAACTGAAGATGAGGAGCAGACTATGATAACAAAACAGAAAGAAGTTATGAGTAAAGTTGGTATAGAAAGATGA
- a CDS encoding diacylglycerol kinase, which yields MKSRNTLDSFNYALQGIVEAVKRERNLKIHLIAEVIVLLLCFIFKVTVMEFIIILIISAMVITAELINTSIEAVIDLVCGERYNPLAKLAKDVAAGAVFITAITASIVGLFIFYDEFDNILQKKDEVIGFLPTELAVISLGIVFILTILFKIKRGRTSSLFSGGFPSGHSAIAFAAATIVLFLAANTAVILLGYLLAFMVAQSRCEGKIHTLYEVIAGGIFGVLCVIVLYQLFIF from the coding sequence ATGAAAAGTCGTAATACTTTAGACAGCTTCAACTATGCGCTTCAAGGAATAGTTGAAGCTGTTAAACGAGAAAGAAATTTAAAGATACACCTTATTGCAGAAGTCATCGTACTTCTTCTTTGTTTTATTTTTAAGGTAACTGTAATGGAATTCATTATTATTTTAATAATATCTGCTATGGTGATAACAGCAGAGTTGATTAATACATCTATCGAGGCAGTTATCGACTTAGTTTGTGGGGAGCGATATAACCCGTTAGCAAAGCTGGCTAAAGATGTCGCTGCTGGCGCAGTGTTTATTACTGCAATCACAGCATCCATCGTGGGGCTCTTTATTTTTTATGATGAATTTGATAACATTCTTCAAAAGAAAGATGAAGTCATAGGATTTTTACCCACCGAGTTAGCGGTTATTAGCTTAGGAATCGTTTTTATCCTAACAATATTGTTTAAAATTAAGAGGGGGAGAACATCATCACTGTTTAGTGGAGGTTTTCCAAGTGGACATAGTGCTATTGCCTTTGCAGCTGCAACGATTGTTCTTTTTTTAGCAGCAAACACAGCTGTTATTCTTTTAGGATATTTATTGGCCTTTATGGTTGCACAGAGTCGATGTGAAGGCAAAATTCATACTCTTTACGAAGTAATAGCAGGAGGTATATTTGGCGTCCTTTGTGTCATTGTGCTTTATCAATTATTTATTTTTTAA
- the yqfD gene encoding sporulation protein YqfD, translated as MLIRLWKYLCGYVIIEVYGFSIERFMNLATHKGIYLWDLKRDGSKLQMAISIKGFKMLKPCARKTRCRIKVVKKIGLPFLFHHYRKRRVFLFGFLLTLVILWVLSSFIWTIEVEGNRHLSMHQIKGILEAEGCKIGQLKYKIDPDEVEDHILENYSGISWISMEIRGTGLFVNIEETVETPEIVEKELPSTNIVADKDCLIQYIVTRSGRPLVKKGDVIQKGDLLVTGELEILNDDQTFRYSYVNADADIIGRVYYIINDSLKWDYIQKNYTGKKKKELIFKMGQLKLNFSNPFKTFEEYDYTTEVSDFYFLNYKLPFEIHNRTCNEYVPETLTYSEEEAKEIIDRRVNRLIEETFNEEVEIINQEIVYTNKENAIDCEVRITVLETIGEVEAIKERKEEWTQEEETQS; from the coding sequence ATGTTAATTAGATTATGGAAATATTTATGTGGGTATGTTATTATAGAAGTGTATGGATTTTCAATTGAAAGATTTATGAATCTTGCAACTCATAAGGGTATTTATCTATGGGATCTTAAAAGAGATGGTAGCAAATTGCAGATGGCTATCAGTATTAAAGGATTTAAGATGTTAAAGCCTTGTGCAAGAAAAACCCGTTGTAGAATTAAAGTAGTTAAAAAAATCGGTCTACCTTTTCTCTTTCACCATTATAGAAAAAGGCGAGTATTTCTTTTTGGTTTTTTACTTACTTTAGTCATCTTATGGGTTTTATCATCATTCATCTGGACCATTGAAGTTGAAGGAAATCGACATTTAAGCATGCACCAAATTAAAGGTATTCTTGAGGCTGAAGGTTGTAAAATTGGGCAACTTAAGTATAAAATTGATCCCGATGAAGTTGAAGATCATATTTTAGAGAACTATTCAGGAATTTCATGGATATCTATGGAAATTCGAGGTACAGGTTTATTTGTTAACATAGAAGAGACTGTTGAAACACCTGAAATCGTGGAAAAGGAATTGCCTTCGACCAATATAGTTGCAGATAAGGACTGCCTCATTCAATATATTGTTACACGTTCTGGTAGACCACTTGTCAAAAAGGGTGACGTGATTCAGAAGGGTGATTTACTGGTTACTGGTGAGCTTGAGATATTAAATGATGATCAAACATTTCGGTATTCTTATGTGAATGCAGATGCTGATATTATTGGGAGAGTTTATTACATTATTAATGATTCTCTAAAATGGGATTACATACAAAAGAATTACACAGGAAAAAAGAAAAAAGAATTGATTTTTAAAATGGGTCAATTGAAATTAAATTTCTCAAATCCATTTAAAACATTTGAGGAATATGATTATACTACAGAGGTATCAGACTTTTATTTTCTTAATTATAAACTGCCTTTTGAAATCCATAATCGTACTTGTAATGAATATGTTCCAGAGACATTAACATACTCAGAAGAAGAAGCTAAAGAAATCATAGATAGGCGAGTAAACAGACTAATTGAAGAAACCTTTAATGAAGAGGTTGAGATAATCAACCAAGAAATCGTATATACTAATAAAGAAAATGCAATTGATTGTGAAGTCAGAATTACAGTACTAGAAACCATTGGAGAAGTTGAGGCAATAAAGGAGAGGAAAGAAGAATGGACACAGGAAGAGGAAACTCAATCATAA
- a CDS encoding NAD(P)/FAD-dependent oxidoreductase, with protein MIRLQQVKLPIDHTVEDLENKIRKLLRINKQTDMRYKIYRRSLDARKKDQLSYVYHIDVYVSNEEYYQKKKIKNLVVLKEQFYELLIEGTEKLKHAPVVIGAGPSGLLNALTLAQLGYCPILIERGKDVDERVKDVQLFWQHGVLNTRSNVQYGEGGAGTFSDGKLNTLVKDKNKRGRKVLEEFVKHGAPEEILYVNKPHIGTDLLRDVVKNIREEIIALGGQVRFNSQMTDMIIEGNRIKGIIINEEEVLATEHLIIGIGHSARDTFQMMKDRGVMMEAKSFAIGVRIEHPQEMIDKVQYGIYANHPRLGAADYKLKHQCSNGRGVYSFCMCPGGEVVGSASEEKTVVTNGMSYYKRDLVNANSALLVTITPHDFPSKDPLAGVEFQRIWEKKAFMAGGESYKAPIQLVGDLMKDQASSTLGDVNPSFSNGVTLTHLNTCLPEYVLDSLKEGITAFDKKIAGYGRYDAVLTGVESRSSSPIRILRDESFQSNILGLYPMGEGAGYAGGIMSAAMDGIKIAEYIAKNYCP; from the coding sequence ATGATTAGATTACAACAAGTTAAATTACCTATTGATCATACAGTAGAAGATTTAGAGAATAAGATTAGAAAGTTACTTCGAATAAATAAACAAACTGACATGCGATATAAGATTTATCGCAGATCTTTAGATGCAAGGAAAAAAGATCAATTGAGCTATGTTTATCATATAGATGTGTATGTATCTAATGAAGAATACTATCAAAAGAAAAAGATTAAGAACTTAGTGGTACTTAAAGAACAATTTTATGAACTGTTAATAGAAGGAACAGAGAAGTTAAAGCATGCCCCAGTTGTTATTGGTGCAGGTCCATCGGGTCTGCTGAATGCATTAACGTTAGCACAGTTAGGTTACTGCCCAATACTGATTGAAAGAGGTAAGGACGTTGATGAGCGTGTAAAAGATGTACAATTATTCTGGCAACATGGGGTACTCAACACGCGCTCTAATGTGCAATATGGAGAAGGGGGAGCAGGTACCTTTTCTGATGGGAAGTTAAATACACTCGTAAAGGATAAAAATAAAAGAGGACGTAAGGTTCTTGAAGAATTCGTTAAGCATGGTGCTCCTGAAGAAATCCTATATGTGAATAAACCTCATATAGGTACTGACCTCTTAAGAGATGTTGTTAAAAACATAAGAGAAGAAATCATAGCTCTAGGAGGACAAGTTCGTTTTAATAGTCAGATGACCGATATGATCATAGAGGGTAATCGTATAAAAGGTATTATTATCAACGAAGAGGAAGTGTTAGCTACAGAGCATCTGATTATAGGAATTGGTCACAGTGCTAGAGATACCTTTCAAATGATGAAAGATAGAGGGGTTATGATGGAAGCAAAGTCCTTCGCCATTGGAGTACGTATTGAACATCCACAGGAAATGATTGATAAAGTTCAATACGGCATCTATGCTAATCATCCTCGCTTAGGAGCAGCAGATTACAAACTTAAACATCAATGCTCAAATGGGCGAGGTGTATACAGTTTTTGTATGTGTCCTGGTGGCGAAGTCGTAGGATCGGCTTCTGAGGAGAAAACAGTGGTTACTAACGGTATGAGTTATTATAAGCGAGATCTTGTGAATGCAAATAGCGCTCTGTTAGTTACTATAACACCACATGATTTTCCTTCAAAGGACCCTTTAGCAGGTGTTGAATTTCAAAGGATTTGGGAGAAGAAAGCTTTTATGGCAGGAGGAGAATCCTACAAAGCCCCAATTCAGTTAGTGGGAGATTTAATGAAAGATCAAGCATCTTCAACTCTTGGCGATGTTAATCCCAGTTTTTCAAATGGAGTAACTCTAACTCATCTCAATACTTGTCTACCAGAATATGTTCTGGATAGTCTAAAAGAGGGGATAACTGCCTTTGATAAAAAAATCGCGGGATATGGAAGATATGACGCTGTTCTGACAGGTGTGGAATCAAGGAGTTCATCACCTATAAGAATCCTCAGAGATGAAAGTTTTCAAAGTAATATTCTTGGGCTTTATCCCATGGGAGAAGGAGCAGGATATGCTGGTGGGATCATGTCAGCAGCTATGGATGGTATAAAAATAGCAGAGTATATTGCGAAGAATTATTGTCCATAA